In one Pseudodesulfovibrio tunisiensis genomic region, the following are encoded:
- a CDS encoding Spy/CpxP family protein refolding chaperone yields MTTKTLKTTTMAAMLVLAIAAVAYAGPGWGRGGCGGQGYGGGNGVYSQLTPEKQAQVDKIYEKYSPRFQEMRDQMWAKHATLQAMVNSGNADEAKIGKLTSEITNLRNDMHDLRVKMGDELEKTTGIAAFNGRGNCPGFGQGRGHGGYHGGNHNGWNQRGDCPGYAQGGGRY; encoded by the coding sequence ATGACCACGAAGACTTTGAAGACCACGACCATGGCTGCCATGCTGGTGCTGGCCATTGCTGCCGTGGCCTATGCCGGCCCCGGATGGGGACGAGGCGGCTGCGGCGGACAGGGGTATGGCGGCGGCAACGGCGTCTACAGCCAGTTGACCCCGGAAAAGCAGGCCCAGGTGGACAAGATTTACGAAAAGTATTCGCCCCGCTTTCAGGAGATGCGCGACCAGATGTGGGCCAAGCATGCCACGCTTCAGGCCATGGTCAACAGCGGCAATGCCGACGAAGCCAAGATCGGCAAGCTGACCTCCGAGATCACCAATCTGCGCAACGACATGCACGACCTGCGCGTCAAGATGGGTGACGAACTGGAAAAGACCACGGGCATCGCGGCCTTCAATGGGCGCGGCAACTGCCCGGGCTTCGGCCAGGGACGCGGACACGGCGGCTATCACGGCGGAAATCATAACGGCTGGAATCAGCGCGGCGACTGCCCGGGATATGCTCAGGGCGGCGGCCGCTACTAG
- a CDS encoding ABC transporter substrate-binding protein translates to MKRAVFLIVLVLAFPALFCGRASGESPSGLTFLHYWSGPFSGGIDAMMDTFSRANPAYRVKAQGFEHESYKVGIRVMLASGTVPDLFSYWAGARVQSLVARDYLEPLDDVWEDGKLDAVFPENIANACTYDGHRYAVPVTQHFVALFYNRELFRAHGMVPPRSWEELKAVCARFRKAGITPLALGARERWPAQFWFDYLLLRTAGPDFRRDLMRGTASYDDARVLRAFSLWADLLEQGYFNDDALQLDWAEAATRLRTGKAAMTLMGSWIIGLFDGQLGWRQSEDYGVFRFPVVDGDVPQVAVGPVDVIVVPARGRVKAAKKVVAYFAEAGPQLAMSRGSGALSPSYRVPDTVYGPLQVRLAGMARSAPGWAFNYDLATLPDVADLGLNAFLEFLRAPSEHAAILSRLQLQARARFELAGKAGNRE, encoded by the coding sequence ATGAAACGGGCGGTTTTTCTTATTGTCCTGGTTTTGGCCTTTCCTGCGCTGTTCTGCGGCAGGGCTTCGGGTGAGTCCCCTTCGGGCCTCACCTTCCTCCACTATTGGTCCGGTCCCTTTTCTGGCGGCATCGACGCCATGATGGATACCTTCAGCCGTGCCAATCCGGCCTATCGGGTCAAGGCGCAGGGATTCGAGCACGAATCCTACAAGGTGGGCATCCGGGTCATGCTGGCCAGCGGCACCGTGCCCGATCTCTTTTCCTACTGGGCCGGAGCACGGGTGCAGTCTCTTGTGGCTCGGGATTATCTGGAACCTCTCGACGATGTGTGGGAAGACGGAAAACTGGATGCCGTCTTTCCCGAAAACATCGCAAATGCCTGCACTTACGACGGTCACAGGTACGCCGTGCCCGTGACCCAGCATTTCGTGGCCCTTTTCTACAATCGGGAACTTTTTCGTGCCCACGGCATGGTCCCTCCGAGATCATGGGAGGAGCTGAAGGCTGTCTGTGCCCGTTTCCGCAAAGCCGGAATCACGCCCCTTGCCCTTGGAGCCCGGGAGCGCTGGCCAGCCCAGTTCTGGTTCGACTATCTCCTGCTGCGCACGGCCGGACCGGATTTCCGCCGCGATCTCATGCGAGGCACGGCATCATATGACGATGCGCGGGTGCTGCGGGCCTTTTCCCTTTGGGCCGATCTGCTGGAACAGGGATATTTCAATGATGATGCGCTGCAACTGGATTGGGCCGAGGCCGCGACCCGGTTGCGAACCGGAAAGGCTGCCATGACCCTGATGGGGTCGTGGATCATCGGACTTTTCGACGGTCAGCTTGGATGGAGGCAGTCCGAGGATTACGGCGTGTTTCGATTTCCCGTGGTGGACGGCGACGTGCCTCAGGTGGCGGTCGGTCCCGTGGATGTGATCGTGGTCCCGGCAAGAGGTCGGGTCAAGGCCGCGAAAAAGGTTGTCGCCTATTTTGCCGAAGCCGGACCGCAGCTTGCCATGAGCCGCGGGTCCGGGGCGCTGTCTCCCAGCTACAGGGTGCCGGATACCGTGTATGGTCCGCTTCAGGTCAGGTTGGCCGGGATGGCGCGCTCTGCTCCGGGATGGGCGTTCAACTATGATTTGGCGACCCTGCCCGACGTGGCTGACCTTGGATTGAATGCGTTTCTGGAATTCTTGCGTGCGCCCAGCGAGCATGCCGCGATTCTTTCACGGCTTCAATTGCAGGCCCGGGCCCGTTTCGAGCTTGCCGGAAAAGCCGGAAACAGGGAATGA
- a CDS encoding SHOCT domain-containing protein produces the protein MDFIQAINGWCGWAGSWSGHGVHGGGYFWGMSLHSWTLLIILALVALLLFRAIRRPAPVQTVSGLSQSPEDILKRRYALGEISKEEFDRIKRELHDI, from the coding sequence ATGGATTTCATACAAGCAATAAACGGATGGTGCGGCTGGGCCGGTTCCTGGAGTGGACACGGCGTTCACGGCGGCGGGTATTTCTGGGGAATGTCCCTGCATTCCTGGACGCTGCTCATCATTCTGGCTCTGGTCGCGTTGCTGCTTTTTCGGGCGATTCGTCGTCCTGCTCCGGTCCAGACGGTTTCCGGCCTGTCGCAGAGCCCTGAAGACATTCTCAAGCGCCGGTACGCTCTTGGCGAAATCAGCAAGGAAGAGTTCGATCGCATCAAGCGCGAACTCCATGACATATAA
- a CDS encoding DUF4405 domain-containing protein: MFRKTVSLTSLLSFVVMLATSVVLYIEPHGRTAYWADWRFMGLSKTAWDNLHLTMGTLFLVCAVLHIWLNWKPVMNYMRNKARELVVGTKPMLAALGITLFVGVGTFAGLPPMQQILDFGASIKDGHASTYGSPPYGHAEQSPLEKFCGYLGFDVDKAIAALEKAGYANVAPDTAIQDIARTNNASPQKVYDVIRDELVGENPFAAMPAAAPEGTGKLTLEAVCATFGLPMEQAMQRLKEKGFSPAPDKTFKDMAQERGSHPRDVYAALRGN, encoded by the coding sequence ATGTTCCGAAAAACCGTTTCCCTGACCAGCCTGCTTTCGTTCGTGGTCATGCTGGCCACCAGCGTGGTGCTCTACATCGAACCCCATGGCCGAACCGCATATTGGGCGGACTGGCGATTCATGGGCCTGAGCAAGACAGCATGGGACAACCTGCATCTGACCATGGGCACCCTGTTTCTGGTCTGCGCGGTATTGCACATCTGGCTGAACTGGAAGCCCGTGATGAACTACATGCGCAACAAGGCACGCGAACTGGTCGTGGGCACGAAACCCATGCTCGCGGCATTGGGCATAACCCTGTTCGTGGGCGTGGGCACCTTTGCGGGACTGCCGCCCATGCAGCAGATTCTGGACTTCGGCGCATCGATCAAGGACGGCCATGCCTCGACCTATGGCAGTCCGCCATACGGACACGCCGAACAGAGCCCGCTGGAAAAATTCTGCGGCTATCTCGGCTTTGACGTGGACAAGGCCATTGCCGCACTGGAAAAGGCCGGATACGCCAATGTTGCGCCGGACACGGCGATTCAGGACATTGCCAGAACCAACAACGCCAGCCCGCAAAAGGTGTATGACGTGATCCGGGATGAACTCGTCGGAGAGAACCCGTTTGCAGCCATGCCCGCCGCAGCCCCGGAGGGCACGGGCAAACTGACTCTGGAGGCAGTGTGCGCCACATTCGGCCTGCCCATGGAGCAGGCAATGCAACGGCTCAAGGAGAAGGGCTTTTCTCCGGCTCCGGACAAGACTTTCAAGGACATGGCACAGGAACGCGGCTCCCATCCGAGGGATGTGTACGCGGCCCTGCGCGGCAACTAG
- a CDS encoding sigma-54-dependent transcriptional regulator, whose amino-acid sequence MNENRTVLVVDDEHGHRLMVRAVLEDENWTVIEAGSGEAALRALAEAAENFVQPDVALVDMKMPGMDGLELLRELQVRRPGLPVVLLTAFGSVGSAVEAMKKGAFDYLTKPADNEELKAVLNKAYEYHRLLEENTRLKEEAGGDLNFIGASPGVERVRDLIAQAGPSEATVLILGESGTGKELVAEGLHRASLRKDRPLVNVNCAALPDDLLESELFGYEKGAFTGAVKDKPGRFQLASGGTLFLDEIGEMPAALQAKLLRALQEKIVEPLGSVKPVPTDVRIIAATNRDLKAEVASGRFREDLYYRLAVLEIRIPPLRDRKEDLPLLVSFLLRRLGRKNNKIIRTVTPAFLDALSGYDWPGNVRELENVLERALILSRSDTLGPDLLPPQITAGAGAYDQPEADEPHVSSPASLEEAEKLAIIRALEENGGHRERTAEALGISRRTLQYKLKKFGLTRR is encoded by the coding sequence ATGAACGAGAATCGTACCGTACTGGTCGTTGACGACGAACACGGACACCGACTCATGGTTCGGGCCGTGCTGGAAGACGAAAACTGGACCGTGATCGAGGCGGGATCGGGCGAGGCCGCATTGCGCGCACTGGCCGAGGCCGCGGAAAATTTCGTTCAGCCGGACGTGGCCCTTGTGGACATGAAGATGCCGGGCATGGACGGGCTGGAGCTGCTGCGCGAACTGCAGGTGCGCAGGCCGGGCCTGCCCGTGGTCCTGCTCACGGCCTTCGGCAGCGTGGGCAGTGCGGTGGAGGCCATGAAAAAGGGCGCCTTCGACTACCTGACCAAACCCGCGGACAACGAGGAACTCAAGGCTGTGCTGAACAAGGCCTACGAGTACCACCGCCTGCTCGAGGAAAACACGCGCCTCAAGGAGGAGGCAGGCGGCGACCTGAATTTCATCGGCGCGAGCCCGGGCGTGGAACGGGTGCGCGACCTCATTGCTCAGGCCGGGCCGTCCGAGGCCACGGTCCTGATCCTCGGCGAGTCCGGCACGGGCAAGGAACTTGTGGCCGAGGGACTGCACCGCGCCAGCCTGCGCAAGGATCGCCCGCTGGTGAACGTGAACTGCGCGGCCCTGCCCGACGATCTGCTGGAAAGCGAGCTGTTCGGCTATGAAAAGGGCGCGTTCACCGGCGCGGTCAAGGACAAGCCCGGCCGATTTCAGCTCGCCAGCGGCGGTACCCTGTTTCTGGATGAAATCGGAGAGATGCCTGCGGCATTGCAGGCCAAGCTGCTGCGCGCGCTTCAGGAAAAGATTGTGGAGCCGCTGGGGAGCGTCAAGCCCGTGCCCACGGACGTGCGCATCATCGCGGCCACGAACCGCGACCTCAAGGCCGAGGTAGCTTCGGGCCGCTTCCGCGAAGACCTTTATTATCGTCTCGCCGTATTGGAAATCCGCATTCCTCCGCTTCGGGACCGCAAGGAGGACCTGCCCCTGCTGGTCAGCTTCCTGCTCCGTCGCCTCGGACGCAAGAACAACAAGATCATCCGCACCGTGACCCCGGCCTTTCTGGACGCCCTGAGCGGCTACGACTGGCCCGGCAACGTGCGTGAACTGGAAAACGTGCTGGAGCGCGCCCTGATCCTGTCCCGATCCGACACGCTGGGACCGGACCTGCTTCCGCCCCAGATCACGGCTGGAGCCGGAGCCTACGACCAGCCCGAGGCGGACGAACCGCACGTCAGTTCTCCGGCATCGCTGGAAGAAGCGGAGAAGCTCGCCATCATCCGCGCTCTGGAGGAAAACGGCGGGCATCGCGAACGCACGGCCGAGGCGCTGGGTATCAGCCGCCGAACCCTGCAATACAAACTCAAGAAGTTCGGGCTGACCAGACGCTAA
- a CDS encoding HAMP domain-containing protein, protein MIGNWKNSLIQMIAAVVVAVEVLVLTALGMFYTEWFSRQLDKGLEESVRIPGALMNRQLLRYQSVSDKAVMTELVGDRFEDGMVVGTDGIIYYAYRPDLLMRPVSSVPGVDPGWFSGESDVPWVLRQTKAGKGYLVSVTPVTAYQGGRPFFHVYVRVATDETEALKFRVFALFVVGSAACVFLTSMVILLFLRQRVTRPLEELERSADNLASGDLDHHVPVHRHDEIGSLARSLDRMRGAIRQKLDELRELNVDLRERKARMKALLDALPDAVFIVDENGRYLEVYTGRAHLLLDDPVAMRGRLMSDFVDQETAERFMTVVETTLAGESVVLEYPLAVHGGHFWFEGRTARLDREHGEASVIWVSRDITARKHMEERLRQARDVAEAANLRLMELDKAKSGLVSSVSHELRTPLTSLLGFAKLILKNFSRHFLTLAGG, encoded by the coding sequence ATGATCGGGAATTGGAAAAACAGTCTCATCCAGATGATCGCGGCTGTGGTGGTCGCGGTGGAGGTTCTGGTGCTGACCGCGCTCGGCATGTTTTACACCGAGTGGTTTTCCCGTCAGTTGGACAAGGGGCTGGAGGAGAGCGTGCGCATTCCGGGCGCGCTCATGAATCGTCAACTGCTTCGGTATCAGAGCGTGTCGGACAAGGCTGTCATGACCGAACTGGTGGGCGACCGGTTCGAGGACGGCATGGTCGTGGGCACGGACGGCATCATCTACTATGCGTACAGGCCGGATTTGCTCATGAGGCCGGTATCCTCGGTGCCCGGAGTCGACCCGGGCTGGTTTTCCGGGGAGTCGGACGTCCCGTGGGTACTGCGGCAGACCAAGGCAGGCAAGGGATATCTGGTCAGCGTGACGCCGGTGACAGCATATCAGGGCGGCAGACCGTTCTTTCACGTCTACGTGCGCGTGGCCACGGACGAGACCGAGGCGCTGAAATTCCGGGTTTTCGCCCTGTTCGTCGTAGGGTCGGCCGCATGCGTCTTTCTCACGTCCATGGTCATCCTTCTGTTTTTGCGTCAGCGCGTGACCAGACCCTTGGAGGAACTGGAACGGAGCGCCGACAATCTGGCGTCCGGCGACCTCGATCATCATGTTCCGGTGCATCGGCACGACGAGATCGGCAGTCTTGCCCGCAGTCTGGACCGCATGCGCGGAGCCATTCGGCAGAAGCTGGATGAACTGCGTGAGCTCAACGTGGACCTGCGCGAGCGCAAGGCAAGGATGAAGGCCTTGCTGGACGCATTGCCGGACGCGGTGTTCATCGTGGACGAGAACGGAAGATATCTGGAAGTGTACACGGGCAGGGCGCATCTGCTGCTTGATGATCCCGTTGCCATGCGTGGTCGGCTCATGTCGGATTTTGTTGATCAGGAGACTGCGGAACGGTTCATGACCGTGGTCGAAACCACGCTTGCCGGAGAATCCGTGGTTCTGGAGTATCCCTTGGCGGTGCATGGCGGACACTTCTGGTTCGAGGGGCGCACGGCCAGATTGGATCGGGAACACGGCGAGGCCTCGGTCATCTGGGTTTCCCGGGATATTACCGCACGCAAGCACATGGAGGAACGGCTTCGACAGGCTCGTGATGTTGCCGAGGCCGCGAATCTGCGACTCATGGAATTGGACAAGGCCAAGTCCGGGCTGGTGTCTTCGGTTTCCCACGAGTTGCGCACGCCCCTGACTTCCCTGCTCGGATTCGCCAAGCTCATTCTCAAGAATTTTTCCCGGCATTTCCTGACGCTGGCAGGGGGATGA
- a CDS encoding sensor histidine kinase, whose amino-acid sequence MLRAKGTRIVDNLNILILEGERLTRLIGDVLDLNKIESGRVEWRDQRIAPGAIAGNAVDAVSGQFAQNPDVELVLDVEPGLPEIEVDPDRLFQVLLNLLNNAAKFTAAGRVILSVSAASPEMVRFAVSDTGPGLPESELERVFETFHQAVAPDDLSCKPGGAGLGLAISREIVQHYQGRIWVESELGKGSVFLFELSAVS is encoded by the coding sequence ATGCTGCGGGCCAAGGGAACGCGCATTGTCGACAACCTGAACATTCTCATTCTTGAAGGCGAACGGCTGACCCGGCTCATCGGCGATGTGCTTGACCTGAACAAGATCGAGTCCGGTCGGGTGGAGTGGCGGGACCAGCGCATTGCACCGGGCGCCATTGCCGGAAATGCGGTTGATGCGGTGAGCGGACAGTTTGCCCAGAATCCGGACGTGGAACTGGTGCTGGATGTGGAGCCGGGGCTGCCCGAAATCGAGGTGGACCCGGATCGCCTGTTTCAGGTTCTGCTCAATCTGCTCAACAACGCCGCCAAGTTCACTGCTGCCGGCCGCGTGATTCTGTCCGTATCCGCGGCGTCCCCGGAAATGGTCCGCTTTGCCGTGAGCGATACCGGGCCGGGTCTTCCCGAATCCGAACTCGAACGGGTTTTCGAAACCTTTCATCAGGCTGTCGCGCCGGACGACTTGAGCTGCAAACCAGGCGGGGCCGGGCTTGGATTGGCCATTTCCCGGGAGATCGTGCAGCATTATCAGGGCCGCATCTGGGTGGAATCCGAGCTGGGCAAGGGCAGTGTCTTTCTGTTCGAGCTTTCAGCCGTATCCTGA
- the plsX gene encoding phosphate acyltransferase PlsX → MGGDYGPEVIVPAAVDAAREGTAIVLVGDADRINAELVRFDTNGLDIRVHHSTQIVEMHDKPSDALRRKRDSSIQVACKLVKDGQADGVVSAGHSGASVACGMFILGRIKGVLRPALAGVMPTEKAPVILIDVGANVDSKPQHLLQFGLMADVFAKDVLGMENPSVGVLSIGEEEGKGNATVKEAFDLFRESRMNFIGNVEGRDIFTGNVNVAVCDGFVGNVALKLSEGLAKSMGNILKEELKRSWLSKLGALLSLRAFKRFRTVTDYAEYGGAPLLGLKGLVVVCHGKSNPKAILNAIRMASKSVENKLHEHLAEGLAVHKDLSETKATPNAA, encoded by the coding sequence ATGGGCGGCGACTACGGCCCCGAGGTGATCGTTCCCGCCGCAGTCGATGCGGCGCGCGAAGGCACCGCCATCGTGCTTGTCGGTGACGCGGACAGGATCAACGCCGAGTTGGTCAGGTTCGACACCAACGGCCTGGATATTCGCGTGCATCATTCCACACAGATTGTGGAGATGCACGACAAACCCTCGGATGCGCTTCGGCGCAAGAGGGATTCCTCCATCCAGGTCGCCTGCAAGCTGGTGAAGGACGGCCAGGCCGACGGCGTGGTCAGTGCCGGACATTCCGGCGCCTCCGTGGCGTGCGGCATGTTCATCCTCGGAAGAATCAAAGGCGTGCTCAGGCCCGCTCTCGCCGGTGTGATGCCGACGGAAAAGGCTCCCGTCATTCTCATCGACGTGGGAGCCAATGTGGACTCCAAGCCGCAGCACCTGTTGCAATTCGGTCTCATGGCCGACGTGTTTGCAAAGGATGTGCTGGGCATGGAGAATCCTTCCGTTGGCGTTCTCTCCATCGGCGAAGAGGAGGGCAAGGGCAATGCCACGGTCAAGGAAGCCTTTGACCTTTTCCGCGAATCGCGGATGAACTTCATTGGCAATGTGGAAGGCAGGGACATTTTCACCGGCAACGTGAATGTTGCCGTGTGCGACGGTTTCGTGGGCAACGTTGCCCTGAAGCTTTCCGAGGGGTTGGCCAAGTCCATGGGCAACATCCTCAAGGAAGAGCTGAAGCGCAGCTGGCTGTCCAAGCTGGGTGCCCTTCTTTCCCTGCGCGCCTTCAAACGGTTCCGGACGGTGACCGACTACGCCGAATACGGCGGTGCCCCTCTGCTCGGCCTCAAGGGTCTGGTAGTGGTCTGCCACGGCAAATCCAATCCCAAAGCCATCCTGAACGCCATTCGCATGGCGTCCAAGTCCGTGGAAAACAAGCTCCACGAACATCTGGCCGAAGGACTGGCCGTTCACAAGGACCTCTCTGAAACCAAGGCGACTCCCAACGCCGCCTGA
- the rpmB gene encoding 50S ribosomal protein L28: protein MSQVCDICGKGPQSGNSVSHSHIKTKRRFMPNLQKVRHQEPSGEVKTIKACTRCIRNGAVVKPAVKKA, encoded by the coding sequence ATGAGCCAGGTTTGTGATATATGCGGAAAGGGTCCCCAGTCCGGGAACAGTGTAAGCCATTCCCACATCAAGACCAAGCGCCGTTTCATGCCCAATTTGCAGAAGGTCCGCCATCAGGAGCCTTCCGGCGAGGTCAAAACCATCAAGGCCTGCACCCGCTGCATCCGCAACGGTGCAGTCGTGAAGCCTGCTGTCAAAAAGGCCTAG
- a CDS encoding YceD family protein: MFELWIPLNDIPADGRDFSFSDQLVWRDRWKDFGLRVSPGRDLVATVRIQPQGDQAALVRGRLAGSVTVPCDRCAAEFECVIDTEFDLFEELPKDSEDEGEEARVRLAGEIAELDMAAILWEEFVLALPMKPLCSKDCKGLCPGCGADLNKGECICDREEGDPRLAVFRNMKIK; the protein is encoded by the coding sequence ATGTTCGAACTTTGGATTCCGTTGAACGACATCCCGGCGGATGGCCGGGACTTTTCATTTTCTGATCAGTTGGTCTGGCGCGACAGGTGGAAGGACTTCGGCCTTCGCGTTTCGCCGGGTCGGGATCTGGTCGCCACGGTACGCATTCAGCCCCAGGGCGATCAGGCCGCGCTTGTGCGTGGCAGGCTCGCCGGATCGGTGACGGTCCCCTGCGACAGATGCGCCGCGGAATTCGAGTGCGTCATCGACACCGAGTTCGACCTCTTCGAGGAGCTTCCCAAGGACAGCGAGGACGAGGGCGAGGAAGCCCGGGTCCGGCTGGCCGGGGAAATCGCGGAACTGGACATGGCCGCCATACTCTGGGAAGAGTTTGTCCTGGCCCTGCCCATGAAACCGCTCTGCTCCAAGGATTGCAAGGGCCTTTGCCCGGGATGCGGCGCCGACCTGAACAAGGGCGAATGCATCTGCGACCGGGAAGAGGGTGATCCGAGGCTTGCGGTTTTCCGCAATATGAAGATAAAGTAG
- a CDS encoding two-component system sensor histidine kinase NtrB, translating to MEIHARGREKGPLVALVLALIVLGLGSLYLTWRSIAQQRQVVEDHLVMTGSSILRGVENNLLRLVRSIRLNPSAAPMFSTLATDLFTELAKSEDIDFVMLTDMEGAILSASVSDGVPPKLEIPPRLTGDLEPGRAWHLMFSINKRDVLVSGVRTRPSLALMALGETPPPVPDQSANQHGRGPGHMRGQGHGMGRGMGQGMMQPEPANAPPVFLLVGINAEKNMAQFRQYRRAALYQTGYVFLAAIVLWSLAFAYLNRRDQSRKLVRMEQFQNKLLDNMPDGLLTLSASGEILAANHSAKLLLAPRDQEKVPEIIGRNWQDFFIGMQAVEGSGTAPYEWEQFDYQGRQLEILSLPFQEAEESEPEQGLRMILVRDRTEIRSLEENLNEAKRLAAIGSLAAGVAHEVRNPLSSLRGFAQLFANKLKGQKPLDEYAATMVQEADRLNRVVTDLLYLAKPRQLAPVRTNLPEVAESLCRLMRFDFESREVLPEFDFQADTVCADQDAFRQVLLNLISNSLDAIGGDESREEPGSVRLVSHQDKDGIWVIVEDNGPGMPEEIRAEALKPFVTGKKTGTGLGLAIVQNIMRAHRGRVEIESAPGKGTSVKLLFPHRCDKEVS from the coding sequence ATGGAAATACATGCCCGGGGAAGGGAAAAGGGACCGCTCGTGGCTCTGGTTCTGGCACTCATCGTGCTGGGACTGGGTTCCCTGTATCTGACATGGCGCAGCATTGCCCAGCAGCGGCAGGTGGTCGAGGATCATCTGGTCATGACCGGCAGCTCCATTCTTCGCGGCGTGGAAAACAACCTGCTCAGGCTGGTGCGTTCCATCCGGCTGAATCCGTCGGCAGCCCCCATGTTCTCGACCCTGGCCACGGACCTGTTCACGGAACTCGCCAAATCCGAGGACATCGACTTCGTCATGCTTACGGACATGGAGGGCGCAATCCTTTCCGCGTCCGTTTCCGATGGCGTGCCGCCCAAGCTGGAAATTCCGCCCCGGCTGACCGGTGATCTGGAACCGGGCCGCGCATGGCATCTCATGTTTTCCATCAACAAGCGCGACGTGCTTGTCTCGGGCGTGCGCACCCGGCCTTCGCTGGCGCTCATGGCGTTGGGCGAGACTCCGCCGCCTGTTCCGGACCAGTCCGCCAACCAGCACGGACGCGGGCCCGGCCACATGCGCGGACAGGGACACGGCATGGGCCGGGGCATGGGGCAGGGCATGATGCAGCCCGAACCAGCAAACGCGCCTCCGGTCTTTCTGCTCGTGGGCATCAATGCGGAAAAGAACATGGCCCAGTTTCGCCAGTATCGCCGGGCCGCCCTGTATCAGACCGGCTACGTGTTTCTCGCGGCCATCGTGCTCTGGTCGCTGGCCTTTGCCTATCTGAATCGTCGCGACCAGTCCCGCAAGCTGGTGCGCATGGAGCAGTTCCAGAACAAGCTGCTGGACAACATGCCCGATGGTCTGCTCACCCTGTCCGCCAGTGGCGAGATTCTGGCCGCCAACCATTCCGCAAAACTGCTGCTTGCGCCCCGGGATCAGGAAAAGGTGCCGGAAATCATCGGTCGCAACTGGCAGGATTTCTTCATCGGCATGCAGGCCGTGGAAGGCAGCGGAACCGCCCCCTATGAATGGGAACAGTTCGACTATCAGGGCCGCCAGCTGGAAATCCTGTCCCTGCCGTTTCAGGAAGCCGAGGAAAGCGAACCGGAACAGGGGCTCAGGATGATTCTGGTCAGGGACCGCACGGAAATCCGTTCTCTGGAAGAAAATCTGAACGAGGCAAAACGGCTGGCAGCCATTGGATCCCTTGCGGCCGGCGTGGCTCACGAAGTGCGCAACCCGCTCAGTTCCCTGCGCGGATTCGCCCAGCTTTTCGCCAACAAGCTCAAAGGGCAGAAACCGCTCGACGAGTATGCGGCCACCATGGTGCAGGAGGCGGACCGCCTCAACCGCGTGGTCACGGACCTGCTGTATCTGGCCAAGCCGCGCCAGCTTGCCCCGGTGCGCACCAACCTGCCCGAGGTGGCGGAATCCCTGTGCCGCCTCATGCGGTTCGACTTCGAGAGCCGGGAAGTGCTGCCGGAATTCGATTTTCAGGCGGACACGGTCTGCGCGGATCAGGACGCGTTCCGGCAGGTGCTTCTGAACCTGATTTCCAACAGTCTGGACGCCATCGGCGGAGATGAATCCCGCGAGGAACCGGGCAGCGTGCGCCTCGTTTCCCATCAGGACAAGGACGGGATATGGGTGATCGTCGAGGACAACGGTCCGGGCATGCCCGAGGAAATCCGGGCCGAGGCACTCAAGCCGTTTGTCACGGGCAAGAAGACCGGCACCGGTCTCGGCCTCGCCATTGTCCAGAACATCATGCGCGCCCACCGGGGCCGGGTGGAGATCGAATCCGCCCCGGGCAAGGGCACGTCCGTGAAACTCCTTTTTCCCCACAGATGCGACAAAGAGGTATCGTAA
- the rpmF gene encoding 50S ribosomal protein L32 has protein sequence MAVPKKKTSRSRKGMRRANDRVEIPNVIYCECGEPTLPHRVCEACGSYKGRQVLNKEDA, from the coding sequence ATGGCTGTTCCCAAGAAAAAGACTTCCCGTTCCCGGAAAGGCATGCGCCGCGCCAACGACCGCGTGGAGATTCCCAACGTGATCTACTGCGAATGCGGCGAGCCGACCCTTCCCCATCGTGTTTGCGAGGCATGCGGCAGCTACAAGGGCCGTCAGGTGCTGAACAAGGAAGATGCCTAG
- a CDS encoding FmdB family zinc ribbon protein, whose product MPIYEFKCNACGHEYEELVFDPDEIPACPTCGSDNVERLMSMFEGRAPTSGFTMPDLSKARTPEMLKDTGLHKKLASGSGSCGSSGG is encoded by the coding sequence ATGCCCATCTATGAATTCAAATGCAATGCCTGCGGGCACGAATACGAGGAACTGGTTTTCGATCCGGACGAAATCCCGGCCTGCCCGACCTGCGGTTCGGACAACGTGGAGCGGCTGATGTCCATGTTCGAGGGCCGTGCGCCCACGTCCGGGTTCACCATGCCGGACCTGTCCAAGGCCCGGACTCCGGAAATGCTCAAGGACACCGGCCTGCACAAGAAGCTCGCCTCTGGCAGCGGAAGCTGCGGCTCAAGCGGCGGCTGA